AAACAAAATGGCCGTTATGTGATGGAGCAATAATGATTGAGCTTTCCGCGCATATTCTGGATATTGCCGAAAACTCCGTTCGGGCGGGAGCCAAACTAATTGAAATCAACATTAATGAAGACACAGCAAGCGATTCTCTTTCCATAGAAATTATCGATGATGGTCAGGGGATGAAACCGGAAGAAATAAAAAAGGCTTTAGATCCATTCTATACAACAAAAACCGTAAGGCGTGTAGGTTTAGGCCTTCCACTCCTTGCCGATGCTACCCAAAGATCAGGTGGTCATTTTAATCTGGAATCTCAAGAAGGCAAAGGAACGACTGTTCAAGCATCTTTCGGCCTCAGTCACGTAGACCGACAACCTCTGGGAGATATTATCGGCACATTAATTATTCTTGTCGCCGGTAATTCAGATGTTGATTTTGTTTATAAACACAGGCGTGATGACCGGGAATTCGAACTGGACACTAGAATAATACGTAAAGAAATTAGCGACATACCTATAAATCATCCTGAAATATTAAAATATATTCGGGGCGTTCTGGAAGAAGGTTTTGACGAAATAAAAAAATGAAACAAAATTGCTCCTAAAATCGAAAAAAAAATTCAGAAACCAGCAATCAGATGTTGATTTTATCTACAAACATTGATATATGACCGGCAGTCAAGGGACATTATTAAGATAATTACGAAAATCAAGAATGTGGCGATAAAACATTCTGAAAAATTAAAAGTATATCCGGGGTATTTTAGAAGGAGGTTTTTGTACGACAAAGCTTGAAGCTTAAATAGCCCCAAAAGATCGAGGAGGAATTTGATGAAAGCTGAAGACACAGAGTTATTAAAAGATTTTTCAAAAGAACAAGTAAAAAAGCTAAACAGCATTATTGAAAAATTTAAAGGTAAGCCGGGCGGGTTAATTCCGGTACTGGAAGAAGCGCAAGTCGTTTTGGAATATCTTCCTATATCCGTTCAGAAAAAAATTGCAACCGGGTTGAATCTGCCGCTGAGCCGTGTTTACGGCGTTGTTACCTTTTACTCATTTTTCACAATGACCCCGCGAGGCAAGCACACTGTTCGTGTTTGTCTGGGCACAGCCTGCTATGTACGTGGCGGCAAGGCAATCTATGAAAAATTAGAAAAAGAGTTTGGAATAACTGAAGGAGAAACGACACCTGATCGCATGTTTACGCTGGAAACTGTAAGATGTTTGGGAGCTTGCGGACTGGGTCCTGTCGTTGTAGTGGATGAAGATGTCCATGGCCGGGTAAAGCCGGGGAAAATTAAAGAAATTTTAAGTCAATACAATTAAAGAAATTTCTATATAATAAAATGGAGGGAAACCGATGGCGAAATTAACTATTGATGATTTAAAAAAGATTAAAACAAAAGTACACAAAGAAATGTCTCTGCGTGATGGCGTACGTCGCGTCAAAATAACTGTTCACATGGGAACATGCGGTATCGCTTCGGGAGCAAAAGAAGTTATGGATACTCTTCTTCAGGAAATTGAAACCGCCAAGGTAAATGATGTTGTCGTTACAACATCCGGATGCATGGGACTCTGCAGCCGCGAGCCTTTAGTTACTGTTGAGGTATTAAATCAGGAACCCATAAAATATGAATATATGAATACCAACAAAATGAGACAGGTTTTCAAAAAACATGTTCTTGACGGAGAAATTCAGACGCCTTTTGTTCTGGCTAAAGGCTCTGAAGTAACAAAATAAATTTATCGCCTGTCATGCACTGCCAAAAAGCATGATAATTTCCTAAGGAGGATATTGGCTAAATGAAGGTTTTTCGTTCACACTTATTAATTTGCGGAGGCACAGGTTGTCAATCTTCCGGCAGTCTCGCCGTTAAAGAAGCTTTATTAGAAGAAATTGAAAAAAGAAAATTAGTAGAAGAAATAAAAGTCGTCGAAACCGGCTGTAACGGTTTCTGCGCCTTGGGCCCGATAATGGTAGCTTATCCAGAGGGTGTAATTTACGTTGAGTTAAAGCCGGCGGACATCCCGGAACTGGTTGAAGAGCATCTGATTAAGGGAAGAATAGTAAAAAGATTATTATACCACGAACCCGGCACAGATAAAATAATTCCCACTATGCAGGAAATTCCCTTCTTCGCTCTTCAGGAATTACGCGTATTGAAAAACCGTGGTCTTATTGATCCGGAAAGGATTGAAGAATATATCGCTCGCGATGGTTATGCCGGTATGGCTAAGGCACTTACAGAAATGACGCCCGAGCAAATCGTTAAAGAAATGCTCGATTCAGGTTTGCGCGGCCGGGGTGGAGCTGGATTCCCCACCGGTTTGAAATGGAAATTTGCCGCCCAGTCCAAAGGCGATGTAAAATATGTTTTATGTAACGCTGATGAAGGCGACCCG
The sequence above is a segment of the Deltaproteobacteria bacterium HGW-Deltaproteobacteria-2 genome. Coding sequences within it:
- a CDS encoding ATP-binding protein; its protein translation is MMIELSAHILDIAENSVRAGAKLIEININEDTASDSLSIEIIDDGQGMKPEEIKKALDPFYTTKTVRRVGLGLPLLADATQRSGGHFNLESQEGKGTTVQASFGLSHVDRQPLGDIIGTLIILVAGNSDVDFVYKHRRDDREFELDTRIIRKEISDIPINHPEILKYIRGVLEEGFDEIKK
- a CDS encoding NAD(P)H-dependent oxidoreductase subunit E, with product MKAEDTELLKDFSKEQVKKLNSIIEKFKGKPGGLIPVLEEAQVVLEYLPISVQKKIATGLNLPLSRVYGVVTFYSFFTMTPRGKHTVRVCLGTACYVRGGKAIYEKLEKEFGITEGETTPDRMFTLETVRCLGACGLGPVVVVDEDVHGRVKPGKIKEILSQYN
- a CDS encoding NADP oxidoreductase codes for the protein MAKLTIDDLKKIKTKVHKEMSLRDGVRRVKITVHMGTCGIASGAKEVMDTLLQEIETAKVNDVVVTTSGCMGLCSREPLVTVEVLNQEPIKYEYMNTNKMRQVFKKHVLDGEIQTPFVLAKGSEVTK